A single region of the Ficedula albicollis isolate OC2 chromosome 11, FicAlb1.5, whole genome shotgun sequence genome encodes:
- the TMEM170A gene encoding transmembrane protein 170A: protein MEGGEAGGGGGGLLQQILSLRLVPRMGNGTTTYSSPLSTFPEMWYGVFLWAVVSSLAFHVPAALLALFTLRHHKYGRGMSVSVLLMGIVGPITAGTLTSAAIAGVYRAAGKKMIPFEALIFGVGQTFCVVVVSFLRILATL from the exons atggagggcgGCGAAGCGGGCGGCGGTGGCGGGGGGCTCCTGCAGCAAATCCTCAGCCTTCGCCTCGTGCCCCGCATGGGCAATGGCACCACCACCTACTCCAGCCCGCTCTCCACCTTCCCAG AAATGTGGTACGGCGTCTTCCTGTGGGCAGTGGTCTCCTCCCTTGCCTTCCACGTCCCGGCCGCGTTGCTCGCGCTCTTCACGCTCCGGCACCACAAATACGGCAGGGGCATGTCCGTGAGCGTCCTGCTGATGGGCATCGTGGGACCCATCACCGCCGGCACCCTCACAA GTGCTGCCATTGCTGGAGTTTACAGAGCTGCGGGGAAAAAAATGATTCCCTTTGAGGCCCTCATTTTTGGCGTGGGCCAGACGTTCTGTGTGGTGGTGGTTTCCTTCCTGCGCATTCTGGCCACTCTGTAG